In Methanobrevibacter olleyae, a genomic segment contains:
- a CDS encoding Ig-like domain-containing protein translates to AKMFSGAVTWHSDNGILKDSSFVNNQAGGGAGAVNWVGINGVLSDCSFVNNHAEMFGGAVNWIGDYGILSSCSFANNTANKYGNGIYLETNTANVSDCSFSIYRPKNTAVVTINNLIYYKDSNYSVNYYENGNLINHGHINDDNVSFYNLDNGKHNIQIIYNKEGKNFTNYINITGDSYLNASNVYMFYNDGTKYTLKLTDHKGNPLINQNVQITIANAKYNIKTDSLGYATLVLKQKAGKYNIIAKFDGNSDYNPSNVVSTLNILDSPITKNKNPKIYFGGRFKVQIINANGKHVGAGKLVKFTIAGKTYIQKTDKNGYASLKIKLKPKTYTISTKYANFIKKNRITVKPVLTAKSIVKKKAKSIKFYAKLVNTKGKPQAKKMVRFKFRGKTFKIKTNKKGIAKLKIKNLKKGKYKIYTQYGKSKIKNTIKIK, encoded by the coding sequence ATGCTAAGATGTTTAGTGGTGCTGTTACTTGGCATAGTGATAATGGTATTTTAAAGGATTCTTCTTTTGTTAATAACCAGGCAGGGGGTGGTGCTGGTGCTGTTAATTGGGTTGGTATTAATGGTGTTTTAAGTGATTGTTCTTTTGTTAATAACCATGCTGAGATGTTTGGTGGTGCTGTTAATTGGATTGGTGATTATGGTATTTTAAGTAGTTGTTCTTTTGCTAATAACACTGCTAATAAGTATGGTAATGGTATTTATTTGGAGACAAATACTGCTAATGTATCTGATTGTTCTTTTAGTATTTATCGTCCTAAAAATACAGCAGTAGTCACTATTAATAATCTAATCTACTATAAAGATAGTAATTATAGTGTTAATTACTATGAAAATGGTAATTTGATTAACCATGGTCATATAAATGATGATAATGTTTCTTTTTATAATTTAGACAATGGAAAACACAATATTCAAATTATTTACAATAAAGAGGGTAAGAATTTTACTAATTATATAAATATAACTGGTGATTCTTACTTAAATGCTAGTAATGTTTATATGTTCTATAATGATGGTACTAAATACACTTTGAAATTAACAGATCATAAAGGAAACCCTTTAATTAATCAAAATGTCCAAATAACTATTGCAAATGCAAAATACAATATAAAAACAGACAGCCTAGGATATGCAACACTAGTACTCAAACAAAAAGCTGGAAAATATAATATTATAGCTAAATTCGATGGTAATAGTGATTATAATCCGAGTAATGTTGTAAGTACTTTAAATATTTTAGATTCCCCTATAACAAAGAATAAAAACCCTAAGATCTATTTTGGTGGAAGATTTAAAGTGCAAATAATCAATGCAAATGGTAAACATGTTGGTGCTGGAAAACTAGTTAAATTCACAATAGCTGGAAAAACATACATCCAAAAAACAGATAAAAACGGGTATGCAAGCTTAAAAATAAAACTAAAACCAAAAACCTATACCATATCAACAAAATATGCTAATTTTATTAAAAAGAATAGGATTACTGTTAAACCTGTTTTAACTGCTAAAAGTATTGTAAAGAAAAAAGCAAAATCAATAAAATTCTATGCTAAGCTAGTAAACACTAAAGGAAAACCACAAGCTAAAAAGATGGTAAGATTTAAATTCAGAGGAAAAACATTTAAAATTAAAACCAATAAAAAAGGAATTGCAAAACTAAAAATTAAAAATCTTAAGAAAGGTAAATACAAGATTTACACACAATATGGTAAATCAAAAATAAAAAACACAATAAAAATCAAATAA